The Fortiea contorta PCC 7126 genome has a segment encoding these proteins:
- a CDS encoding DUF2854 domain-containing protein, producing the protein MLRQISLGTIGLSVGSILTVMGFIAYAANNATLNLVGFFYGFPLLLGGLALKANELKPIPFSQPTTPSVLRLREQQATVTQNKIRKDITRYCYGQDAHLDSALAYLGLSPTDEERPIVTGLRETEIDGAYALILEFDSPQMTINTWQQKQEKMTSYFGPGVEIQIIQPNENNIELALITSQK; encoded by the coding sequence ATGTTACGCCAAATTTCTTTGGGAACAATCGGTTTAAGTGTCGGCAGTATCTTAACTGTCATGGGTTTTATTGCTTATGCTGCTAACAACGCCACACTCAATCTTGTCGGTTTCTTTTATGGATTTCCTTTACTGTTGGGAGGGTTAGCACTCAAAGCTAACGAGCTCAAGCCCATACCCTTTAGTCAACCAACAACACCATCTGTTTTGCGGCTGCGAGAGCAACAAGCAACCGTAACTCAAAATAAAATTCGCAAAGATATTACCCGATATTGTTATGGTCAAGATGCCCATTTAGATAGCGCTCTAGCTTATCTGGGCCTCAGTCCCACAGATGAAGAACGACCAATCGTTACAGGATTGCGAGAAACAGAAATTGATGGGGCTTATGCTTTAATTTTAGAATTTGATTCGCCACAAATGACAATTAATACTTGGCAGCAAAAGCAAGAAAAAATGACTAGCTATTTCGGCCCCGGAGTAGAAATTCAAATCATCCAGCCAAATGAAAATAACATTGAATTAGCATTAATTACTAGTCAAAAATAA